The stretch of DNA AGCGTTTCTTACAGAAAAGCTTGACGTTTCTTCGAACAGTTTTGGctatttttcttaactttgccgttttttttttaatgttttacgcttttttatcgttttacGTTTCTTAACGTTTTgcgtttaattaaaacatttatgtttttaaacattctacgttttttttattaaaaaaataacgctttaaagaataaaaaactctttttcttttcaaaaatttaacgaaggaaaaattattgaaaatcacttaattttagaattaagaaaaatctttaaacatttaaagaaaaacctaaaTTGCTTGAACTTTTAGGGGGTGTTTAGGTACTCCCTCCAAGGTTATCCCAATGAATTACAATTAATCTAATAAGCATCTAATAAAGTTCACTTACCTCAAAGACAACAACAGTCTGCTTTCCTGACTTTGCTTGATTTCCGCAATCTCTCCTCTCAGTCGTGAAGAATTTCATCCTTCCGCAAatgttttcaaacatttcaccTGGAATTTcgtatgaaaagaaaaataaatcagaaaatgaaatttatatgaTATCATGAAGTGATTGTGCACGCCACATCTCACGATGTACGTGAGCCCATGATCCAATTACaggtaaaaatttattatattcaaAATGGGGGGGGAGGTAGGAAGGCACACAAAGAacaataaatgcaaaattggcAAAGTGTGTGGCTATGTGGTATGGCAATTTGATTATAAAAGTTATCATCATAAATTTAGTGGTGTTTTGTAAGACAAACACCTTTTGTCGCTCCCGCCAGACCAAACATAAGCGCCGCCATGGCTGAAAATGATGGGAAAAATCTCGTGGTTTgtgtattattattttttctctatacgAGCAGTGAAAAACAGTTTAATTTTGGTCAACGCTGAATTCCACGGCGACTTCTTTTCATCAACGCAGCTATGTGGAAGTTTTCTTCACACCCATAAGCAATAAAATACCCGTGCGCCATGGTCAATGCAATTGTTCTCGCAGAGCGCTAacagaaaattatatacatatggtCGTTTTTTTATGACATCTCTATTAATGCTCTCTTGCAATATAATTATACATATAGCCTGTGATTTTGCCACtttcattaatattaaaatgagaaatgcTGGAAAACCTTGCTTTGCCAAGACAAAAAACGGCTCCGCGTGCATTTTATTCCTCAAAATGGTTCACTACCTTTGCACCAAACAGCGTGGGATGATTTGTTTCGTGAGATTAACTTCTGCATGCCACAAAATTGatatatttccattttatagGAGGTCTCTCTCTCGCAccttttttcctccttttgaAAATGCATCTCAATTTTAAACATACATAAATGAAGGTATTTTGTATGTTAACCCccatgcaattttctcaagaagacTCTCAATGCGTCCCACCCAAACAATGATGAATGTACCAAATGAGGACAAATTGCTTTcgcgctttttttttcattgaactttcacaataatttcattttaaagacgttttatttgtttcattgaatttaattgtggGAAATCGGTTACTTctgtttgaatttgaattttcaaaccaGGCGGCTATGACAGCTAATGTGATGTTTCGAAAAGCTGATTTTCTGCATCATCAGgcttcaatatatttttggagaaaatatttattcataaacaaattcaatttatgttttacaCTTTAGACTAAAGGAGAGtagaatcaattttatatacaaaatgttACGATTTATGACATAAAAACGCCGCCATGTTTTTTCCTAACGTATCACATTAGAAAGACGTCATTTCTTTGTctaattttaagtaattcttttcttattactTCTTGTTTCAATTCATTGTTGAATTCTAGgtttattgctttttaatgaaagttaTGTAATAGGAGAGACAAAAAACACattagtgacgtcattgtttgcatttttgtgcaaatatttgtcgattttttcaatatctttTCAAAATCTCTTTCGATTCTCAACATTATTAAGTATGTTCTGATTATTCTCTCAATTAAGGAGTTTTCCTcgtggaaaatgaataaactccttttgcattcattttttgattattttctaattcacCTCAATGAAGAACACTGAACGTATTTATTGTTATAGCTCATGGTGTATTTATTTAAGTCATTCCACGTTGATAAAAAGCACCATTCAGTTGCGATATTTTTGTTGCAATTATACCACTAAAGGTCAAAGTCGCGCACttgcaagaaaaatatcttattgAGGAGTTTCAAAGAAGAtgagagaggagaaaaaaaaacgaagcaaTCTAATGGACTTACTCATCAAGCAATCTTTGTGAGAAACTTGCCTGAGATCaaggatgaattttcttgttaaatcGATGGCATCACAACACctccacttcttttttttttcttcttttattaattgtttcttgattgaaggaaaattgaaaagaatttagttttttttttgaataattaaagaaaatctacacAATTGATCACAAAACACGGTGGAGGCACAAACATTGGGATCTCTTTAAAGAGAAGTCAATCAAACACTGGCAATGAAAGCTCCTTTTTGGGCACCAAGGTGTGGATTTTCTTGCACCAGGTGTGTGAgtgttttgtggaaaatttaacgTCCAAGAACTTTCTGCGTTTGCTGGCACGTTTCAATGCACACACCGCGCAATCCGTTGGAGTGTGTTCGTTGCACAATTCAAGATACAAAACTAATGAATTGACTTTGGGTGCGATAGACAGTAGCCGTACGAAGAGAGTTGAGTTTGTCTTTTCGAGGTGAACACAACAACACCGCACAATCGATGGGAAAGAAAggttgaagaagaaagaaggaaaaaaaaaagagcgagACATTCgcgaaagaaaaagagaaaaaaatccctattTGACAGTCAAGTGGaaatgatatatttttaatgatttttcttttcctctatGCCCGCACATTGCTGAATGAGCGTCAATGAAAGTTGAAAGAAATCGCAGCGACGATACTGCCAAGAGATTCACCTGaaccaatttttttattaaatacaccataaatattttttattgcccTCAGCAACTCATGAGAGATTGTCTTTCTCTTGAgcacaaattaattgagaCAGGTTGGACAATAAATCTCCCACTGATCAACGATGGTAGTACATACAAAAGGATATGTTAATTTTTGAGATAAGCGTTCCCGCGTGTAATTAATTGACTTGCGATTGTGGGGTAACgatcgaattttttttaattcggaGCTACTATATGAGagataaataaacaaacaagccggtagtttaaaaaatattaatcataAATACCTTCAATGATagtatggaaaaaaaaagaattcaactCCACCCCCAAAACCAATCCCATTTTAcgaattttgaaagaatttttttgattgaaagaatttatcaatttttctgaatGTATTGgaagtttattgaaaatatttaaattgaaaattttatacaaagaaatcgttataaagaaattaataaattttatttaaatggatAGAGCTTTAGTAAAACATTGAGGGAAACAACGAAGAAATACAAATGCAATGTTAACCCTTTGCAGCAGCTCGAATAGTGAAGCATTGaactttataagaaaaatggaaaaaaatgttttttgagcTTTCCACGTGAACTTATggtaattataaaattatacttcttaagtttatgaaaatattatattttatgttttaatcaAGTGTATTGCCCATAAGACGTGAAGGGGTTAACAAAACACAGGGAAAACACTCACATAAGGAAAACACCAAAAAGTATGCAAAATCCGGATTATAGTTATTTTgaattctcaaataaaaaaagttagaacAGAATTagagtgaaaaacaaaataaaatacttttcattttcatttaatttttaaaatcaattcttaCAAAACGAATACAGCCTCCAAAAAAGGTAAGTATGAAaacaatgttttcttttttaaattaatttacgtaAATCTAAtaattgggcctaattcagtgaccaagaaatccttgaaatctttgaattttgtactgaaatttcaaaatttcaagcgaatttcaagggtttcttggtcgctgaataaggcccataaTCGGGATTAAGTTTCCTAAAACCCAATTAACCCGGATATTAccaagagtttttctttttcgataattttctattcattatTGTTATGAATTGTCAATTTATGTTAggtagaatatttaaaaattctgaaaaatttatttagataaaGGAACGTGGTCTAATTCACGTCCGTTTGGAGCTGAAGAAAAAtggttttgaataaaaattaatattccttaatttggtaccattttatGTCCTTAATAATCctacttttttacattaaaagtGTTATCGCTTTTAAGTAAGaatgtattgaaaaaaaaaacattaagaagTTCGAACTAGGCCtatacttttcattttttcaatgaaataaacgattttgtgctatttttatatattattttattaatttttgtttttaatgtaggtactttaatgaatttttaaagtggtttaattctaatttagtGTAAATGGGAATCTcaggtgagatttttttccttacagCTTGTACGtgttttctcttccttttcaTGTGAGttcctttaaattatttttataattttaattttattgaaatcatATAAATaactttaagaataaaataataattttaaatagaattaaaaaaaatgtcaatgattttgaaattagtttaaattatAGACTTTATTATTAGTCTATTAAGTAGAGAACACCGCGCGTTTGTTTGTAAGGTATTTAAGAAATAGTGAGTAAATACTTTGTAGACGATACGACAACACTTAACACAATCAATCATTGAAAAGTCTTTAGTTATTAAAATCCTTCTTCGGTGTGAAGAAGAGGATCTTATTGAGCATACTAACAATGGACGGTTGTTGTTTCTTTGAGTCCATTTTAACATTCGATGGAACGTTCGATTGATACTCATAGGCTACGCGTCTATTGACACCCGTAAGCAGGGTAAGAAGGTCACGTTCTGTGCCGTATTTCTTGAGCTCTTCATAGAGAACTTCGATGAACCACGATCCGTTCTCAGGATTGCGCCAGGAGTAGTGACCTTCAAAGGTGGAATACATAACGAGGATATCGGCTACCGATGGGATGGCGTAAGTCACCTCACGGGCCGTTGAGTCTACTTGATCGGTAAAAACTCGAACTTGCATTACACCATGATCTAATCTTTCGCCACGACATGCCTGATAAGATAATTAGTAGGTGAGATTGACCAGACTGTGCGATAAATTTGGGGCTAACTTACATTCACAAAGAAGAGTTTTGGCTTCCCAATGAGGCTTTTGCACTTGTTACCAGTAAACTCATGCCACAACTCGTCTATTTTGTAGCTGTCATCCAGGGCATAGAGGTACCCGGTCTCACCATGAGTCATCACCACAACCACCAAACAGTCGTAGTCCGTATGATCTTCCTGTGAtactaaaaattgaaattgagaaaaggatttttttcttttccactttACACCATTTCTTGAGCTTTTATTAGGTACTAACCCTTCTCCAAGAGATTGCGTAAGTCTTTCCGATTTAGATCATTGAAGACTCTTGTTTCGAATTCTAACTTCTTGAACACTTCCTCCATACGATCGCGATCTTTATTGGTACCCAAACGTGTGGGCATGCGCTTGAATTCACGATGGTTCAAGATAAGAGCTACACCGCGTTTCTTATTTGTCATGTCGTAGTACTCAGAGTCAGCAGCCACCGAAGTTAGCTGCATCTCGGAATCTTGTTCTGTAATAAAGGTACTGCATGTCCAtgcggaatatttttttttaaattattttattaaaataaaaggaaggaataagattaatttgaaaattcaatactaACCTTTTTAGCTTCTGCATTAGAGTTAATTTCGCATCCACATTATCACTCTTATCACCTTCactggacattttttttagcttagaAGCCGCAGAAATATACTTCTCAAACCTCTCACTTCGAATATCAAAATGGAACTGATAACAACCCAACGAAATGTACGATGAATTACTCTGGGCTTTATATTTCGTTTTATTACTTTACTTTACTTTACGCTAAGTGGGGCCCGGAGACTTACATCTCCTTGTGCACTGCGGCCCATGTGGGCCTATTGTGCATCCCCTTTATTCCTACTCAATTACAATGTTTTTTGTTACAATGTAGATTTTGTAGGGGGAGAGTCCCGTCGGTGGCGACTGCACGGGAAGTTCCGCAATCATTCAGCACTAGACGCTGGGCACTGGTGTTCGTTCGGCAGGCCACACAGTGTAGATCGGTTTTTTACCAGCGTTGTCCCTCCGCCACCAGACTGCTCTGTTCATCTTTGGCTCCGTCCCATATATATAGGAAGTTCCGCAAACGCAGGCACTTACTGTATGCGGCTGCACATTATCGCTGATTGACCGGCACACGACTATGGGACTCTGTCTACTTGTTGCCCTTCCGTCTCGCAGATGGTGCTGATATTGATGTTGGCTCCATCCCGTTGGGGGCAGCAGTCGTCCGAGCAGGAAAGGAATAGCTGTGgagtagaaaggaaagaaagggaaGGAAGCGCCAGGCCAGAAACGGCGAACCGCTGCGGGAATCGAACCCACAACCCCAGTGATGGGTGGTATTGAGTGGCGCTTTAGCTCTCTTTACCACTGGAGCTTCTTTTcgttttattaaccctttcacgttcttattttattttcgggttttttttttttttttttaagttttctaattATTGTTATACAAATATCTTATTATTAATTGCTTTTATAGTGtcagatgaaataaattcataaaattgaaatttaaggacaaaaaacgcaaactaacattttgccccatggttggggcaaaaagttagaAGTGCAAGGTttcggaaaatggactgaaaatgcattttcccgttgaattagaaaataatcgtctaagacaaagttgtagcccggaaaattttcctataagataATCGTCATgcgaaaactcaaatattttcaggaaaatcaggaaaatgtttctcccaaaaaactaaCTTATTGCCCCATGTCCCCCTACTaactttttcattaattattgATCCTTAATACGCAATTGtggatgaaaataaatcttgaaaaaaaatgttttaaaatgagTTTGAAAAATAAGTTTAACTTTTACTCCTGATGAAGATGAAATAAAGTTCTCCGAATGTCATTTAATGTctagagatttatttttaagctgATCGCAGCTAGAACCGTATTCTTCTCATATTAAAGAACTATAAAATGTCTTTatcagtttttctttaattttagattctgttttaaagaatttattataaaataattttaatgaatcatttttcagttataagaaaattccgaaaattctttaagaagaCTACATCCTACACAGTCGCAAAAGGGTTGAGATTGTGAGGCTATTTAATATCAATGATGATAACGGAAAACACCTGATAAAATGGCACTTGAAAGTGAGGCCAGGAACCTtcttattttgtaaatttcttCGAATAAATATAGCTGATGATTAGATTGGTGATTGCTTCTCAGAAGATCGTTGgacttttgtaaaatttgtgGTAACAATGCTATTTTTTCTATcgattttcacatgaaaagtCGTTACTTTttgttatgaaattttcaagataaCTGCCTTATAGACCTGAGAATTGTAGGGATTACTT from Lutzomyia longipalpis isolate SR_M1_2022 chromosome 4, ASM2433408v1 encodes:
- the LOC129795988 gene encoding caspase-1-like translates to MSSEGDKSDNVDAKLTLMQKLKSTFITEQDSEMQLTSVAADSEYYDMTNKKRGVALILNHREFKRMPTRLGTNKDRDRMEEVFKKLEFETRVFNDLNRKDLRNLLEKVSQEDHTDYDCLVVVVMTHGETGYLYALDDSYKIDELWHEFTGNKCKSLIGKPKLFFVNACRGERLDHGVMQVRVFTDQVDSTAREVTYAIPSVADILVMYSTFEGHYSWRNPENGSWFIEVLYEELKKYGTERDLLTLLTGVNRRVAYEYQSNVPSNVKMDSKKQQPSIVSMLNKILFFTPKKDFNN